From the Myxococcaceae bacterium JPH2 genome, the window GGCCTCGTGCCGCAGGCGCTCGTAGAGGGGATAGGGGTCCTCGAGGTGCGGGGGCTGGAAGCGCTGCTGGAAGTCGGGGGCGGAAGGAATGGACATGGTGCTCAGGCGCCGTGGGACTCGGGCGCCGCGCTGGCGGCCAGCCCCATCAGGTAGGGCGGATGCAAGGGGAGGCGGATGGTGAAGGTGCTGCCTTGACGGGGCTGGGACTCCACGTCGATGCGGCCGTGATGGGTGGTGATGATGCCGTGCACGACGGACAGGCCCATGCCGGTGCCCTCGCCCACGGGCTTGGTGGTGAAGAAGGGCTCGAACATGCGCGCGCGCACGTCGGCCGTCATGCCCATGCCCGTGTCGCTCACCTGCAGCACCGCGTGGTCCTGCACCCGCTGGGTGGACACGACGATGCGCCCGCCTTCCGGCATGGCCTGCGAGGCGTTCATCAGCAGGTTGACCACCACCTGGGCAATCTGGCCCGGACGCCCGAGCAGCACGGGCACCTCGCCCAGCTGCGGCACCACTTCGCAGCGCGGGTGGAGCTGGCTTCGGGTGATGCGCAGCGCGACGGCCACCTCGTCGTTGAGGTCGTACTCCGTCAGCGCCTCCGGGTCTCCCCGCGCGAAGCGACGCAGGTCCGCCACGATGGCCGTCACGCGGCGGATGCCATCCAGCGTGGCCGGCAGCACGTCCTCCACGTACTCGTTGAGCAGGGGCGACAGGTTCGGGGTCGCCTTCAGCTCCACGAGCAGCGAGTTGACGTTGCTCTTCACGTAGCTCATCGGGTTGTTGATTTCGTGCGCCACGCCCGCGGCGAGCAGCCCCAGGCTGGAGAGCCGCTCCTGCTCGTGCGCGCGACGGTGTGCCTCATCCAGCGCCGCGTGCGCCCGCGCCAGGGCTTGATGCTGACGGTCCAGCCCGCGCATCGCCTGGTGCGTGAGGAAGACGCGCGCCTCGGAGATGAGGCCCACCAGCAGGGACAGCAGCAGGAAGCACGCGGGGAGCATCGGGTCGCAGCCATCCAGCAGGGCCACGCCCGCCACCAGCACCAGCAGGAGCCCCAGCCGGCGGCGCGCGGTCGGGTCCACGTAGCCGTCCACCCACAGGCTGTTGAGGGGCAGGTACAGCCACGCGGGGACGGCCCAATCGCTCACCGTGCCATAGAGCAGGGTGGCCAGCAGGTTGAGCCCCACGCG encodes:
- a CDS encoding histidine kinase — protein: MSPSPWEREMDLPPEEAARRVNQLVRRITLAAVTALHALLLWTLWGKWGRMALVTAVFVAVTAINLVLARAFFSRHTRVAEALRVGLNLLATLLYGTVSDWAVPAWLYLPLNSLWVDGYVDPTARRRLGLLLVLVAGVALLDGCDPMLPACFLLLSLLVGLISEARVFLTHQAMRGLDRQHQALARAHAALDEAHRRAHEQERLSSLGLLAAGVAHEINNPMSYVKSNVNSLLVELKATPNLSPLLNEYVEDVLPATLDGIRRVTAIVADLRRFARGDPEALTEYDLNDEVAVALRITRSQLHPRCEVVPQLGEVPVLLGRPGQIAQVVVNLLMNASQAMPEGGRIVVSTQRVQDHAVLQVSDTGMGMTADVRARMFEPFFTTKPVGEGTGMGLSVVHGIITTHHGRIDVESQPRQGSTFTIRLPLHPPYLMGLAASAAPESHGA